A region from the Vicia villosa cultivar HV-30 ecotype Madison, WI linkage group LG3, Vvil1.0, whole genome shotgun sequence genome encodes:
- the LOC131660817 gene encoding calcium-transporting ATPase 1, producing the protein MESYLNQNFGDVKPKNSSEEALQRWRKLCWVVKNRKRRFRFTANLSKRFEAEAIRRSNQEKFRVAVLVSQAALQFIHGLSLSSEYKVPEEVKAAGFEICADEAGSIVDGRDVKKLKIHGGVEGITGKLNSSVNDGVSTSEPLLNRRKEIYGINKFTESPARGFWVFVWEALQDTTLMILAVCAFVSLVVGIIMEGWPKGAQDGIGIVASILLVVFVTATSDYRQSLQFKDLDKEKKKITVQVTRNGYRQKISIYDLLPGDIVHLNIGDQVPADGLFVSGFSVLINESSLTGESEPVNVSDLNPFLLSGTKVQDGSCKMLVTTVGMRTQWGKLMATLSEGGDDETPLQVKLNGVATIIGKIGLFFAVVTFSVLVQGLFSRKLQEGSQWIWSGDDAMEIVEFFAIAVTIVVVAVPEGLPLAVTLSLAFAMKKMMNDKALVRHLAACETMGSATTICSDKTGTLTTNHMTVVKACVCGKIKEVKSSIDSSDFSFDLPDSAMAILLESIFNNTGGEVVKNENGKIEILGSPTETAILEFGLSLGGDFHKERQVSKLVKVEPFNSTKKRMGVVLQLRDGGYRAHCKGASEIILAACDKYVDSNGEVVPLDEDSISHLNDTIDKFANEALRTLCLAYIDIHDEFLVGSSIPINGYTCIGIVGIKDPVRPGVRESVAICKAAGITVRMVTGDNINTAKAIARECGILTDGIAIEGHEFREMSEEELLNIIPKIQVMARSSPMDKHTLVKHLRTTFEEVVSVTGDGTNDAPALHEADIGLAMGISGTEVAKESADVIILDDNFSTIVTVAKWGRSVYINIQKFVQFQLTVNVVALIVNFTSACLTGNAPLTAVQLLWVNMIMDTLGALALATEPPTDELMKRPPVGRKGNFISNVMWRNIVGQSIYQFVIIWLLQTRGKTTFHLDGSDGDLILNTLIFNSFVFCQVFNEISSRDMERVNVFEGILKNYVFTAVLTCTTIFQIVIVEFLGTYANTSPLSLKLWFVSVFLGVLGMPIGAAIKMIPVGAV; encoded by the exons ATGGAGAGTTACCTGAATCAGAATTTCGGAGATGTGAAGCCGAAAAACTCATCGGAAGAAGCGCTTCAGAGATGGAGGAAGCTTTGTTGGGTTGTTAAGAATCGTAAAAGAAGGTTTCGTTTCACTGCTAATCTTTCTAAGCGATTCGAAGCTGAAGCTATAAGACGCTCAAATCAG GAGAAATTCAGAGTTGCAGTGTTGGTTTCACAAGCTGCGCTTCAGTTTATCCATG GCCTAAGTTTGTCAAGTGAGTACAAAGTACCAGAGGAAGTTAAAGCGGCCGGTTTTGAAATATGTGCTGATGAGGCGGGATCAATTGTTGATGGACGTGATGTGAAGAAGTTAAAAATTCATGGTGGGGTTGAGGGTATCACGGGCAAACTCAACTCCTCTGTCAATGACGGGGTATCAACATCTGAGCCATTATTGAATCGGAGAAAAGAGATTTATGGGATTAATAAGTTCACGGAAAGTCCAGCTCGGGGGTTTTGGGTTTTTGTATGGGAAGCACTTCAAGATACAACTCTTATGATACTTGCCGTCTGTGCTTTTGTCTCTTTAGTGGTTGGCATAATAATGGAAGGGTGGCCTAAGGGTGCACAAGATGGGATTGGTATTGTTGCTAGTATATTGCTTGTAGTGTTTGTAACTGCCACTAGTGATTATAGACAGTCATTGCAGTTTAAGGATCTagacaaagagaagaaaaaaattacTGTGCAAGTCACGCGAAATGGATATAGACAGAAAATTTCAATTTATGATCTTCTTCCTGGTGATATTGTTCATCTGAATATCGGAGATCAAGTCCCAGCTGATGGGCTTTTTGTGTCCGGTTTCTCTGTGTTGATAAATGAATCAAGTTTGACGGGAGAAAGTGAACCAGTGAATGTTAGCGACCTTAATCCTTTTCTTCTCTCTGGAACTAAAGTCCAGGATGGATCATGTAAGATGCTTGTGACTACTGTTGGAATGAGGACTCAGTGGGGTAAACTAATGGCTACTCTAAGTGAAGGGGGAGACGATGAAACTCCCTTGCAGGTTAAACTCAATGGTGTGGCTACCATTATCGGGAAAATAGGCCTGTTTTTTGCTGTTGTGACTTTCTCTGTGTTGGTCCAAGGGCTATTTAGCCGCAAGCTGCAAGAAGGTTCCCAATGGATATGGTCTGGTGATGATGCTATGGAAATTGTGGAATTCTTCGCCATTGCTGTTACAATCGTTGTTGTTGCTGTTCCTGAAGGTTTACCTTTAGCAGTGACATTAAGCCTTGCTTTTGCCATGAAAAAGATGATGAACGATAAGGCACTTGTCCGTCATTTGGCTGCTTGTGAGACGATGGGATCTGCCACTACTATCTGTAGTGACAAGACTGGTACATTAACTACTAATCATATGACTGTCGTAAAAGCTTGCGTATGTGGGAAGATCAAAGAGGTAAAGAGCTCTATTGACTCTTCTGATTTCTCATTTGATCTTCCTGATTCTGCTATGGCAATTCTACTTGAATCAATATTCAACAACACTGGAGGAGAAGTTGTCAAAAATGAAAATGGGAAGATTGAGATTCTGGGATCACCAACTGAGACTGCCATTTTGGAATTTGGGCTGTCACTTGGTGGTGATTTCCATAAAGAACGACAAGTTTCAAAACTAGTGAAAGTTGAGCCATTTAATTCTACAAAAAAGCGCATGGGGGTAGTTCTTCAGCTTCGTGATGGTGGTTACAGAGCACACTGCAAGGGTGCATCTGAAATAATTCTCGCTGCATGTGACAAATATGTAGACTCGAATGGCGAGGTTGTTCCACTTGATGAAGACTCGATCAGTCACTTGAATGATACGATTGATAAATTTGCTAATGAAGCTCTCCGGACCCTTTGCCTTGCTTACATAGATATTCATGATGAATTTTTAGTTGGAAGTTCTATTCCTATAAATGGTTACACTTGCATAGGGATAGTGGGTATTAAAGATCCAGTTCGTCCTGGTGTTCGAGAGTCTGTAGCCATTTGTAAGGCCGCCGGTATTACTGTTAGGATGGTTACTGGAGATAACATAAATACTGCAAAGGCAATTGCTAGAGAATGTGGAATTTTAACAGATGGTATAGCAATTGAAGGCCACGAATTCCGTGAGATGAGTGAGGAAGAATTACTTAATATAATTCCAAAAATTCAG GTAATGGCTCGATCGTCACCCATGGATAAGCATACCCTAGTGAAACACTTGAGGACAACATTTGAAGAGGTTGTTTCAGTTACTGGTGATGGTACAAATGATGCACCAGCACTTCATGAAGCAGATATTGGACTTGCAATGGGCATTTCTGGAACTGAG GTAGCAAAAGAAAGTGCCGATGTAATAATTCTAGATGATAATTTTTCGACTATTGTGACTGTGGCCAAATGGGGCCGTTCAGTCTACATAAACATACAGAAATTTGTGCAGTTCCAACTAACTGTAAATGTTGTTGCTTTGATAGTCAACTTCACTTCTGCTTGTTTGACCG GAAATGCTCCCCTTACCGCCGTTCAACTTCTATGGGTCAATATGATTATGGACACTCTTGGAGCACTTGCACTTGCCACTGAACCTCCTACTGATGAGTTGATGAAAAGACCACCAGTTGGTAGGAAAGGAAACTTTATCAGTAATGTGATGTGGAGGAATATTGTGGGGCAGTCCATATATCAATTTGTCATAATCTGGTTACTCCAGACAAGAGGAAAAACAACTTTTCATCTTGATGGATCAGATGGTGATCTGATATTGAATACACTCATTTTCAATTCATTTGTATTCTGTCAG GTTTTCAACGAGATCAGTTCTAGAGATATGGAAAGGGTAAATGTTTTTGAAGGTATCCTGAAGAATTATGTGTTCACAGCAGTTCTCACCTGCACAACCATCTTCCAAATTGTAATAGTTGAGTTTTTGGGCACCTATGCCAACACTTCTCCACTTAGTTTGAAACTGTGGTTTGTTAGCGTTTTCCTTGGAGTCCTTGGCATGCCAATTGGAGCAGCTATAAAGATGATACCCGTCGGAGCTGTCTAA